GGGCACAGGTCTTAGTTGGAAGTAATTTTATCTATGGGGACATACCGCATTTTGGGACATTTATCTTGATTGGGGAAGGGATACCTGCGGGTTTTGATGGGGTTGTGGTCTATCCGAATCCGTTCAAGCCCAGCCGCGGGGATGAAAATATCGTTTTTGAAGGGTTACCAGAGGATACCCAAATTCGCATCTACGACATCTCAGGCAGTTTAGTCAAAGAAGAAGAACACAAACGCGCCACCTGGATTTGGGATGTTCGGGATAATTATGGGAAGAAGATAGATAGTGGGATATACATCTATGTGCTTACCACTGGCGATGGGAAGAAGAAGACAGGCAAGATTGCGATTATCAGGTAAGGAAATGTAGTGAGGGTCTTTAGACCCGTTTCATGGAAAGCTTGCATTTACAGCGGTTATTAACTGGAAGTTTACATAGGATAATACCCATAAAATAAGGCATGAGAATAATCGTTCCGTTAGGAACATAATATCGGTCTTTCAAAAGGACAACACCAGACCATAAAATCTTTAATGAGAATAATCGTTCCGTTAGGAACATAATATCGGTAGGAATAGATAGACAAATCAATCAGTTCCGTAGGAACGATATATTGGTAGAAATTCTGATACGGGGCTTTGCCCCAGACCTCATTGGGGGAACGCGTTCCCCCAAACCCCCAATCCTGAATCCATTATAAAAAAATAAACCCTTGACTTTCTTATCGTTATATGTTATATTAATCAAAGCAAATGGCAAAATTTTCTCTTTCAGATAAAGTCGCAATAGTTGTCTTATCCAATGTTATTAGTGGAGTATCTGGATTAGTTCTGAGTATGATACTTGTCAGAATATTATCTATGTCTGACTACGGCACTTATAAACAGATAATGCTTATTTCGACAATAGTTACAGTTATTTTCTCATTAGGTATTCCACGAAGTATCGCTTATTTTATTCCGAGAGTAAAAATTGAACGAGCAGGATTTGTCATTCAATCAATTATCATTTTATCACTGTTGGGATTGACTTCTTCTTGTATCCTCTGGTGTCTTTCTAAAAATATCGGAGATTATTTTAATAACCCTGATTTATCAAAATTACTAAAGATACTGAGCATATATCTATTTTTTACTTTCCCGGCGGCGTATTTTAACTATTTATTACTTGCGGTAGATAGACAAAAATTATCTGCTGGTTTATCGATAGTAAATACTATCATTGCATTTATAGTTATCATTCCTTTATTTTTAGGTTATGGATTAGCCGGGCTAATTGGCTGGATGGTAGTATTTGGCAGTATCTCCTGCGGTTTAATGCTTTTCTACACCGTATATTTAATGAAGGGATGGGAATTTAATTGGAATCGTCAATTACTCCGTTCCCAATTGAAATATACTCTCCCACGAGGTTTTGCTGATATTGTGGGCGGATTAGGGGTAATGGTCGATAAGATTGTAATTTCTATATTCTTCTCGGTTCAAGAATATGCTATCTACGCGGTTGGGACATCGAAGATAGGATTGCTCGAGATGCTATTTTCGCCGGTAGGAAATGTCTTAATGCCAAAATTTAGTGAACTGCATCACCAATATCAGAATGAAGAATTGATTCAACTCTGGCATAAATATATAAGCAAAATAGCCTTAATTATACTGCCGATAGGTGTATTTTTATTTACAATGGGTGAGAAAATTATAACTTTGCTGTTCACAAAAAATTATATTGAAAGCACCAATATCTTGAGAATTTATTTATGTACAGTACCGGCAAGAATGCTTCTTTATGGTGAGGTTCTTGAGGGGATAGGTCAAACTAAATTTATCTTTACCGGTGCCGTCCTATTTTTTATTTTAAATATTATCCTTAACCTTTTGTTCGTCCAGATTATGGGTTTTATAGGTCCGGCAATCGGTATCTTGTTATCTGTATATCTCACGATATTCTTTTTTCTTTTTATCATAAAACACTCATTAAAAATTCCTTTTGTCGGTATTCTTCCCTGGAGAAATCTTATTAATATCTTTATAGTTGCTTCAGGTTGTAGTTTCTTAATTTATCCTATTACCTTTTTTAACTATCCAGATTTATTCACTCTTTTAATGGCGGGATTGGTGTTTATATCGGTTTATATTATTTTGATATTTAAGGTAGGTATAATTACTTCTGATGATATTGAATTTATAAAGAGATGGTTAAATCTTAAGGATATAGTCGTGTCAAAGGACGAAAGAAACCAAATAAAAAGGTAATCGTGTATAAAATTTAGGCAATAAAAATGGAAAAACTATGGTCTGTAAGAAAATACACAAAGGAAGATAAAGAATTGCTTTTTAAATTATATGAGGAAGTATGGGGCAAAGAGATTGCCCAAGTGTGTAGAAAAAGATGGGACTGGAAATTTGAGGATAATCCCAATAACCCCAAAGAAGGTCCTTTTATTCGGATATTAGAATATAAAGGCCAATTAGCCGGATTTATCTGTGGCATATCTAGCAAAGTGTTAATTAACACAAAAACCTA
Above is a window of bacterium DNA encoding:
- a CDS encoding T9SS type A sorting domain-containing protein; amino-acid sequence: AQVLVGSNFIYGDIPHFGTFILIGEGIPAGFDGVVVYPNPFKPSRGDENIVFEGLPEDTQIRIYDISGSLVKEEEHKRATWIWDVRDNYGKKIDSGIYIYVLTTGDGKKKTGKIAIIR
- a CDS encoding oligosaccharide flippase family protein, which encodes MAKFSLSDKVAIVVLSNVISGVSGLVLSMILVRILSMSDYGTYKQIMLISTIVTVIFSLGIPRSIAYFIPRVKIERAGFVIQSIIILSLLGLTSSCILWCLSKNIGDYFNNPDLSKLLKILSIYLFFTFPAAYFNYLLLAVDRQKLSAGLSIVNTIIAFIVIIPLFLGYGLAGLIGWMVVFGSISCGLMLFYTVYLMKGWEFNWNRQLLRSQLKYTLPRGFADIVGGLGVMVDKIVISIFFSVQEYAIYAVGTSKIGLLEMLFSPVGNVLMPKFSELHHQYQNEELIQLWHKYISKIALIILPIGVFLFTMGEKIITLLFTKNYIESTNILRIYLCTVPARMLLYGEVLEGIGQTKFIFTGAVLFFILNIILNLLFVQIMGFIGPAIGILLSVYLTIFFFLFIIKHSLKIPFVGILPWRNLINIFIVASGCSFLIYPITFFNYPDLFTLLMAGLVFISVYIILIFKVGIITSDDIEFIKRWLNLKDIVVSKDERNQIKR